The Nothobranchius furzeri strain GRZ-AD chromosome 8, NfurGRZ-RIMD1, whole genome shotgun sequence genome includes a region encoding these proteins:
- the LOC139071454 gene encoding uncharacterized protein: MEGQSSELTNSQQPGGAAAHDYEPGLLSGQILSKLVAVAREPDYPSRDFTEEQRSDELEAVIDQIENPDGTKPIQVHLAKLALILYQRELQHDREIMKLQSMLAERQQNGRQKDDEEEDSTDSGEDGEKTPPPSADDNRQWEGGKHHDSLDGRTPQGRDEAHLFQPSAPFPTHTIGHSGPPRGREQFALEPQVGPPPSSSRPSQSVRSRPAERHLYLDRSPSPRRVQGADWGYAPQAAPQPSTHPSYSGIRHAGNQLHDQASYASLYPDRAYYAEAPVERRRLHFADVPREEDLPRHPRDVPAARHSMPNPDLGPRSQHWEPRAHQRYPALSETDRGSESEDDAPYRESGLRVRQIESLAKDIERFDPNTNESNVDDYLREIERCLLDLPAPSSREKLKLIWKTTSRTVHGFMETLPPDIRDRYSSLCRALRDEYATYADSASATMGAFSIKHGRNEPPREYYRRLKSAYFQGRNGPGLEEDPAFRSLFIHNLHECVRSEVSMYCRMKKLTTQEIRRYAQQAWEAGGKPQKPDAHHRVMHLAPDAEPRLELKGTEAPPTKPKSAKPRPVKPREQSQSPQQGKGGADWSPRSGQSDRKWPNQNQRQVGWNSGRFKERRQQVSPEHKSAGEYLTKADLQEMFQQFLAKQKEQLRSADETPAPKSASKKPDPEPTSA, translated from the coding sequence atggagggacagagtagtgaactgaccaactcccagcaaccaggtggcgctgcggcccacgactatgaacctggcctactttctggacaaatattgtccaaactggtcgcggttgctcgagaacccgactacccttctagggatttcactgaagaacagcgtagcgacgagctagaagctgtaattgatcaaatagaaaacccggatggtacaaaaccaatccaggttcacttagctaagttagccctgatcctctatcagagagaactccaacatgatcgagagatcatgaagctccagagcatgctagctgaaaggcagcaaaatggaaggcagaaggatgacgaggaggaagatagcaccgattctggggaagatggggagaagaccccgcccccctctgctgatgacaacagacagtgggaaggggggaaacaccatgactctctggacggacgcacgccgcaggggagagatgaagctcatctgttccaaccttcggccccgttccctacacacactatagggcattcaggaccacctaggggccgagagcagttcgccctcgaaccccaggttggaccaccaccctcatcttcacggccttctcaatctgtgagaagtcgaccagctgagcggcacctctatttagaccgctcccccagtccacgaagggtgcaaggtgccgattggggttatgcaccccaagctgcacctcaaccatccacccatcctagctactccggtattcggcatgccggtaaccagctgcatgaccaagcatcatacgccagtctgtacccggacagagcgtattacgcagaagccccagttgaaagacgcaggctgcacttcgcagacgtgccccgggaggaggacctcccaagacacccacgtgacgtgccagcagcccgccacagcatgccaaaccccgatttgggccccaggagtcaacattgggagcccagagcacaccagcgatatccagcgctctctgagacagaccgtgggtcagagtcagaggatgacgcgccgtaccgtgagtcagggctccgtgtacgtcaaattgaatcgctagctaaagacatagaacgctttgatcctaacaccaatgaatccaatgtcgacgattatctcagggagatagaacgttgtctgcttgatcttccagcaccctcttcaagggaaaagctcaagctaatttggaaaaccacatctagaacggtgcacggtttcatggaaactctaccacctgacattcgtgatcggtactcctcgctctgccgagcgttgagggatgaatatgccacgtatgcagactctgcgtcagctacaatgggggccttctccatcaaacacgggagaaacgaaccccccagagagtattatcgccgactcaaaagtgcttatttccaaggtcgaaacggccctgggcttgaggaagaccctgccttcagatccctgttcattcacaacctgcacgagtgtgttcgatccgaagtctcaatgtattgtcggatgaaaaaactgacaactcaggagattaggagatacgctcaacaggcttgggaagccggcggaaagccccaaaagcctgacgcacatcaccgcgtcatgcacctagctcccgacgccgagccgcgtttggagctcaaaggcacagaagctccacccactaagccaaaatctgctaaacctagacctgttaaaccgcgagagcagtcccaatctcctcaacaggggaaggggggtgctgattggtcgcctaggtctggacaatcagacaggaagtggcccaaccaaaaccaacggcaggtaggttggaacagtggaaggtttaaggagcgccgccaacaggtaagtcccgaacacaagtccgcaggtgagtacttgaccaaagccgacctccaggagatgtttcagcagttcctagctaaacagaaggaacagctgagatctgcagatgagacccctgcaccaaagtctgcttctaagaagccagacccagagccaacgtccgcatga
- the LOC139071453 gene encoding protein NYNRIN-like, whose amino-acid sequence MRVVAYASKPLSKVELQFSDCERALLSTVWAVEHFRSYIGGQKVIIETCHQPVTFLNSQRLREGRVSNSRIATWMMVLQGYNIEVKYGQNTKLALGQGLAGCQHCDSDSVRGPLDTPAAVYPTASNHRYFDENVCQGLPKVYTDGCAYLHEGQLRAGVGVVWVDCDTKQPNHYRLGQKSSQYAEIAAVLITLQQAAALDITQIVLCSDSNYARHSFISHFPMWKENHMKNARNRDVKHSELFLACDLLTTEKGIMVYWKKVKGHSRTLGPEKDGNDEADRLAKLGADQGTCWEFKDEWLPPKAVHEVCAITRRHDKQADEPRTVEVPVFLGRQPQDVDLVTMQEQDPDLKLIRELLQKGPMSKQPSPPTGASRDLVTLHRQLAHLKLQNDLLVYIRDDHSPPRWVVPLDHRGVMLAYAHDTPVGGHRGTKATLASLTEVAYWPSMSKDVHSYVQGCLICAQFQPSQPLARAPLQRRGITFPWSHLQIDWVGSVPKSARGNKYMLTVTCSFTKWVECLPAPNDTAVTTAVLLINHVFSRWGLPLCINSDRGTHFTSSVMTSLFELLGVEVRFHLPYHPQSSGQVERMNRTVVSMLKKYVCSTGKDWDVKLPLVLMAIRSTPQRSTGVTPFEMMTGRLMTLPLHLLYHPEDVSVATAYTAHQYVADLKTHLRATFAHAQKKLETNVEGAKAYYDQKTTGREYEVGDKVFYFRFAQPARKAKKFLPCWSGPFEIVAKLSPVAYRLRITKARQEPVYKWVHANQIKPYVKPSPRVQRPDSPQEVDVVAT is encoded by the coding sequence atgagagttgtggcatacgccagcaagcctctgagcaaggtggaactccagttctcagactgcgagagagctctcctctctacagtctgggccgtcgaacactttcgtagttacatcggtggacagaaagtgatcattgaaacgtgtcatcagcctgtcaccttcctaaacagccagcgactgcgcgaaggaagagtgtcaaacagccgcattgcgacgtggatgatggtgctccaaggatacaacattgaggtcaagtatggtcagaacaccaagctagcactaggacaagggctagcaggctgccagcactgtgactctgactccgtcaggggccccctggacacacctgccgcagtctacccaaccgcatccaatcatcgctactttgatgagaatgtttgccaagggcttccgaaagtttacactgacggatgtgcctatcttcacgaaggccagctccgtgctggggttggagtcgtttgggtggactgtgacactaagcaaccaaatcactaccggttgggccaaaagtctagtcagtacgccgaaattgctgcagtgttgataaccctccagcaggcggcagccttggacatcactcaaatcgtcctttgctctgattcaaactacgctagacacagcttcatctctcacttccccatgtggaaggagaaccacatgaaaaacgccaggaacagagacgtgaaacactcggagttattcctagcgtgtgatctgctcaccactgagaaaggcataatggtctactggaaaaaggtcaaaggtcactccaggaccctaggtccagagaaagatggtaatgacgaagctgaccgccttgctaagctcggtgctgaccagggaacctgctgggaattcaaagacgagtggcttcctcccaaggccgttcacgaggtctgtgcgattactcgtcgccatgataaacaggcagacgaacctcggaccgttgaggtaccagtgtttctaggcagacaaccacaggacgtggacctagtcaccatgcaggaacaagatcctgacctgaagctcatccgcgagcttctccaaaagggcccgatgtctaaacaaccgtcaccacctactggcgcaagccgagatttggtaaccctgcatcgtcaactcgcgcatctgaaactacaaaacgatttgttagtttacatacgtgacgatcacagcccgccgcgctgggttgttccactcgaccacagaggagtgatgcttgcctacgcccacgacactccggttggaggtcaccgcggaacaaaagctaccctcgcgtcactgacagaagtagcatattggccatcgatgtccaaggatgtacacagctatgtccaaggctgcctcatctgtgcccagtttcaaccctcccagccgcttgctagagcaccactgcaacgcaggggaataaccttcccttggtcccacctgcagatcgactgggttggatcggttcccaaatcggcaagaggaaacaaatatatgctaactgtaacttgcagtttcacaaagtgggtggaatgccttccagcgccaaacgatacagctgtcacaaccgctgtactgctgattaaccacgttttcagtcgatggggacttccactctgcattaactctgaccgaggaactcatttcacatccagtgtaatgacgtccctgtttgaacttctgggagtggaagtgagattccacctcccctatcacccacagtcatccggacaggtcgaacggatgaaccgcacggtcgtctctatgctcaaaaagtacgtctgctccactgggaaggactgggacgtcaagctccctctggtcctgatggccatacggtccactccacagcgatccactggggttacgccctttgagatgatgaccggcagactgatgactctaccactgcacctcctgtatcacccagaggatgtcagtgttgccactgcctataccgcccatcagtatgtggcagacttgaaaacacacctcagagctacgttcgcgcacgctcagaagaaactggagaccaacgtagaaggcgctaaagcctactacgaccaaaagacaaccggccgcgaatacgaggtgggtgacaaagtattctactttcggttcgcccaaccggcacgcaaagctaagaagttcctgccctgctggtcaggaccatttgagatcgtggcaaaactctctccagttgcatacaggttacgcatcaccaaagcgagacaggagcctgtctacaaatgggtgcatgcaaaccaaatcaaaccctacgtcaaaccatccccgcgggtacagagaccagactccccgcaggaggtagacgtagtcgctacatag